The following proteins come from a genomic window of Corynebacterium falsenii:
- a CDS encoding TIGR02569 family protein, protein MSVRSSRPTGFLTDAPPAHILAGFQVPGAKAVQLGEEWSHGWRCDRAVISRADEPGRAAWVASIMSKMRPAGVSVSRPIYSSDGRFSVSGWRARTFISGHPAPRFDEMAAAALRLNEALRGERRPDFLRPPALSGRWTEADIYAAADAAAFDDDPTRWVSPALDPESVPREDVGRALAKAAEMVELRQPIDDADQLVHADMAGCTMFDGTADPIVTDFVPAWHPTGWTVALLIVDTMAWGNAPDAMLDRWSHIPDADQLALRAVLYRLFLHAMLPNSNPRAWQGLARVADVVAARIEAAGAGDESVGEADDAAEAGAGGDSADAGDGADDSGGSGTERG, encoded by the coding sequence ATGAGTGTCCGTTCGTCTCGCCCCACTGGCTTTTTGACCGATGCGCCACCCGCCCACATTCTGGCCGGTTTTCAGGTGCCCGGTGCCAAGGCCGTGCAACTCGGCGAGGAATGGAGCCACGGGTGGCGCTGCGACCGGGCCGTCATTTCTCGGGCCGATGAGCCGGGGCGGGCGGCGTGGGTTGCCTCCATCATGTCGAAGATGCGGCCGGCGGGAGTGTCGGTCTCGCGACCGATCTATTCCTCCGATGGCCGCTTCAGTGTGAGCGGGTGGCGCGCCCGGACGTTCATCTCCGGACACCCTGCCCCACGATTCGATGAGATGGCGGCTGCGGCACTGCGCCTCAACGAGGCCCTACGTGGGGAGCGGCGCCCTGATTTCTTGCGCCCGCCCGCGCTGAGTGGGCGGTGGACGGAAGCCGACATCTACGCAGCAGCCGACGCGGCTGCCTTCGACGACGACCCTACGCGCTGGGTATCCCCGGCCCTCGATCCGGAATCCGTGCCACGCGAGGACGTGGGGCGGGCGTTGGCCAAGGCTGCCGAGATGGTGGAGCTGCGCCAGCCGATTGACGACGCCGACCAGCTTGTCCACGCGGACATGGCCGGCTGCACGATGTTTGACGGCACTGCGGACCCGATTGTCACGGACTTCGTTCCGGCATGGCACCCGACCGGCTGGACGGTCGCGCTGCTCATCGTGGACACCATGGCCTGGGGCAATGCACCGGATGCCATGCTGGATCGGTGGTCGCATATTCCCGACGCCGACCAGCTGGCCCTGCGCGCCGTGCTGTATCGGTTGTTCCTGCACGCGATGCTTCCCAATTCCAATCCCCGGGCGTGGCAGGGCCTGGCGCGTGTGGCCGACGTGGTGGCCGCGCGGATTGAAGCTGCGGGCGCTGGGGATGAGTCCGTTGGGGAGGCGGACGATGCCGCTGAGGCTGGTGCAGGCGGCGATAGCGCTGATGCCGGGGATGGCGCAGATGACTCGGGTGGCTCAGGCACCGAACGCGGGTAA
- a CDS encoding DUF3152 domain-containing protein: MATNRRSDNGKHEAPRVSRRPLPPSREGASSRGRDPYSGGRGYQGRRRRSSANGSGGGGWSRGTLVMAGAIAVVTLLVLTTLLRGLGDSDATADNTATPAAAGNSDAPQRSDSPTPKGDYSHLKIGELPPGGPFTSKGTGKYRTVGAPGPKVGKGKEEYTYVIEVEEGINPGQFGGDDAFASVVDATLANPKSWIGDPRFSFRHIAADSKEKPDLRIQLSSTQTTHEVCGNSYQMETSCYMPIGNRVVLNESRWIRGASPFDGDIGAYRQYMVNHEVGHGIGYAAHQPCEKAGALAPIMMQQTLSLNNKQLYDINPEESYADNDLTCRPNSWVFPYGAGNGNGQREAQEAGVSPSNRPNDQR, encoded by the coding sequence ATGGCCACGAACCGACGCTCCGACAACGGCAAGCACGAGGCCCCTCGGGTATCGCGGCGCCCCCTGCCACCGAGCAGAGAGGGCGCTTCTTCGCGTGGCCGTGATCCGTACTCAGGCGGGCGGGGATACCAGGGGCGGCGTCGGCGAAGCAGCGCGAATGGTAGCGGTGGCGGTGGCTGGAGCCGGGGCACCTTGGTGATGGCCGGCGCGATTGCCGTGGTCACGCTGCTGGTGCTCACCACGCTGCTGCGGGGGCTCGGGGATTCCGACGCGACCGCGGATAACACCGCAACACCGGCTGCTGCGGGCAACTCTGACGCGCCGCAGCGCAGCGACAGCCCCACGCCCAAGGGCGACTATTCGCACCTCAAAATCGGCGAGCTGCCTCCAGGCGGGCCGTTCACCAGTAAGGGAACCGGCAAGTACCGCACCGTGGGCGCGCCCGGCCCGAAGGTGGGCAAGGGTAAAGAGGAATACACCTACGTCATCGAGGTGGAAGAGGGCATCAACCCGGGGCAGTTCGGCGGCGACGATGCGTTCGCTTCGGTGGTTGATGCCACGCTGGCGAACCCGAAATCGTGGATCGGTGACCCCCGGTTTTCCTTCCGGCACATCGCTGCGGATTCGAAGGAAAAGCCCGATCTGCGCATTCAGCTGAGTTCCACCCAGACCACGCACGAGGTGTGCGGTAACTCCTACCAGATGGAGACCAGCTGCTACATGCCGATCGGCAACCGCGTGGTGCTCAACGAGTCTCGGTGGATCCGGGGCGCTTCGCCCTTCGATGGGGACATCGGGGCCTACCGCCAGTACATGGTGAACCACGAGGTGGGTCACGGCATCGGCTACGCGGCGCACCAGCCCTGTGAGAAGGCAGGGGCGCTGGCACCGATCATGATGCAGCAGACCTTGAGCTTGAACAACAAGCAGCTGTACGACATCAACCCGGAGGAGTCCTACGCCGACAACGACCTCACCTGCCGCCCGAACTCATGGGTGTTCCCGTATGGGGCGGGCAATGGCAACGGTCAGCGCGAGGCGCAGGAGGCCGGTGTGTCTCCCTCCAATCGGCCGAACGATCAGCGATAG
- a CDS encoding DUF3107 domain-containing protein: protein MQIKIGFARSTRELVISTENTEQGDGKSQDEIVRQLEEFLSQTDDHATTVLEGAKGSRYILVRSEVAYVEVGPETKHSVGFIR from the coding sequence ATGCAGATCAAAATTGGCTTTGCGCGTAGTACTCGTGAGCTCGTCATTAGCACCGAGAACACCGAACAAGGTGATGGCAAGAGCCAGGACGAGATCGTGCGCCAGCTGGAAGAATTTCTGAGCCAGACCGACGATCACGCCACCACCGTGCTGGAGGGGGCCAAGGGCTCTCGCTACATCCTGGTGCGTTCCGAGGTGGCCTACGTTGAGGTGGGCCCGGAGACGAAGCACTCCGTGGGCTTCATCCGCTAA
- a CDS encoding DEAD/DEAH box helicase, producing the protein MAHGAHDPQGSSAGAPPTFAELGVAAEIVDALAEKDILRPFAIQEYAVPIALGGQDLIGQARTGMGKTLGFGIPVVDRVFDDATVSAPNGTPRALVVVPTRELCLQVTDDIALAARYATVPVDPNAPGVHTPEGSGEKTRPLSVLSTYGGVGFDRQVEATRAGVDIIVGTPGRLLDLSRQKLLDLSTVEIVVLDEADEMLAQGFLEDVQDILALTNPQRQTMLFSATMPGPILALTRTFMNHPVMIQADNAATEATHSTTTQIAFQSHKMDRMSALSRILQSPGRGRTIVFARTKRQAATVAQDLAALGFKVGAVHGDMKQPDREISLNEFRTGSIDIMVATDVAARGIDVDDVTHVINYQVPDDERTYVHRIGRTGRAGHTGTAVSLVGWDEVQRWNAIDDALNLNLANPPQWFSSSPEFLDRFDLPEDITDRVGPRRHVRGAQSATAPARKRPPR; encoded by the coding sequence GTGGCCCACGGCGCTCATGATCCTCAGGGCTCCTCGGCGGGGGCTCCCCCGACATTCGCTGAGCTGGGTGTAGCTGCGGAAATCGTCGATGCGCTGGCGGAAAAGGACATCCTTCGTCCCTTCGCCATCCAGGAGTACGCGGTGCCGATCGCCCTCGGCGGACAGGATCTCATCGGCCAGGCTCGCACGGGTATGGGCAAAACTCTCGGTTTCGGCATCCCCGTTGTTGATCGGGTTTTCGACGACGCCACAGTCTCCGCACCCAACGGCACGCCACGGGCCCTCGTGGTGGTACCCACCCGGGAACTTTGCCTGCAGGTTACCGACGACATCGCACTGGCAGCGCGCTATGCCACAGTCCCGGTCGATCCCAACGCCCCGGGCGTGCATACTCCTGAGGGCTCCGGCGAGAAAACCCGTCCGCTGTCGGTGCTCTCCACCTACGGCGGCGTGGGCTTCGACAGGCAAGTGGAGGCCACCCGCGCGGGCGTGGACATCATCGTGGGCACCCCCGGCCGGCTGCTGGATCTTTCCCGCCAGAAGCTCCTCGATCTCTCGACAGTCGAGATCGTGGTGCTCGATGAGGCCGACGAGATGCTGGCCCAAGGATTCCTCGAGGATGTGCAGGACATCCTGGCTCTAACAAACCCGCAGCGGCAGACGATGCTGTTTTCCGCAACGATGCCCGGCCCCATCCTCGCTTTGACCCGCACGTTCATGAACCACCCGGTGATGATCCAGGCCGATAACGCGGCCACGGAGGCCACGCACTCCACCACCACGCAGATCGCCTTCCAGTCGCACAAGATGGATCGCATGTCCGCTTTGTCGCGCATCCTGCAATCCCCCGGGCGTGGGCGCACCATCGTATTTGCGCGAACCAAGCGGCAAGCAGCAACGGTGGCCCAGGACCTCGCGGCCCTCGGGTTTAAGGTCGGCGCAGTGCACGGCGACATGAAACAGCCCGATCGTGAAATCTCGCTCAACGAGTTCCGCACCGGCTCGATCGACATCATGGTGGCCACGGACGTTGCGGCGCGCGGCATCGACGTGGACGATGTCACCCACGTCATCAACTACCAGGTCCCCGACGACGAGCGCACCTACGTGCACCGCATTGGCCGCACGGGCCGCGCTGGGCACACGGGAACCGCCGTGAGCCTCGTCGGCTGGGACGAAGTGCAGCGCTGGAACGCCATCGACGATGCGCTGAACCTTAACCTTGCCAATCCCCCGCAGTGGTTCTCCTCGAGCCCGGAGTTCCTTGACCGCTTCGACCTGCCGGAGGACATCACCGATCGGGTGGGACCGCGCCGGCACGTCCGCGGCGCGCAATCCGCCACCGCCCCCGCACGAAAGCGCCCACCCCGGTGA
- a CDS encoding Rv3212 family protein: MSKHHRSLFQPPERRTRADLAVTAAIAIGAVGLGLATWWGSDARDADLQVYSPRTQWSDNVSASAQPMPTAVEQAWSAPTKTRGLLVDARGGVGIEKADGTFEMLDADSGTPLWSYHRSEALCAAAIVWDQANLVYEGPKGCGQAVSIKAATGEYEATRDALAPQSVDVFHSRDKLGLISPKTVELWRSDLVRTVIVGNQEAPAKPNLQEHPECTFTSALTRTSLLATAQTCPGQEKKLVRLLKTVPKESDQPEKIHEFTVPAGSELVAIGQQAAVIYIPGNGQPARDPADNLGARFQVLNKDGTFQQYPAQVAPPLQPTPGGPEGIYEPQTADLAHNMTWFDGARLVAFKPGSMEPDYVVEGALGTGASMGQRLLVPTAEGIAVVNWTTGKTERTIPVDRGGYAGPVTLRVAGKTLVEQRGEQIVALRAIA; the protein is encoded by the coding sequence GTGAGCAAGCACCACCGCAGCCTCTTCCAGCCCCCGGAGCGTCGCACGCGCGCGGATCTCGCGGTCACTGCGGCAATCGCGATCGGTGCCGTGGGCCTTGGCCTCGCCACATGGTGGGGATCGGACGCCCGCGATGCGGACCTGCAGGTCTACTCCCCCAGGACCCAGTGGTCAGACAACGTCTCGGCCAGCGCCCAGCCGATGCCGACTGCGGTCGAACAGGCCTGGTCAGCCCCCACGAAGACCCGTGGGTTGTTGGTGGATGCTCGGGGTGGCGTCGGGATAGAAAAGGCCGACGGGACGTTTGAGATGCTCGACGCCGACAGCGGCACCCCGCTCTGGTCCTACCACCGGTCCGAGGCGTTGTGCGCGGCCGCCATCGTGTGGGACCAAGCCAACCTCGTGTACGAGGGACCGAAGGGCTGCGGCCAAGCGGTGAGCATCAAGGCCGCGACCGGCGAGTACGAGGCGACCCGCGACGCGCTCGCGCCCCAATCAGTGGACGTGTTCCACAGCCGGGACAAATTGGGGCTTATCTCCCCGAAGACCGTGGAGCTGTGGCGCTCGGATCTGGTGCGGACCGTGATCGTTGGTAACCAGGAAGCACCCGCGAAGCCTAACCTGCAGGAGCACCCGGAGTGCACGTTCACCTCGGCACTAACCCGCACGTCGCTGCTCGCGACCGCCCAGACCTGCCCGGGCCAGGAAAAGAAGCTCGTGCGTCTGCTCAAGACGGTCCCGAAGGAATCCGATCAACCGGAGAAAATCCACGAATTCACCGTGCCCGCCGGCAGCGAACTGGTGGCCATTGGCCAGCAAGCGGCGGTGATCTACATTCCCGGCAACGGCCAACCCGCACGGGACCCCGCCGATAACCTCGGCGCGCGCTTCCAGGTGCTCAACAAGGACGGCACGTTCCAGCAGTATCCGGCACAGGTCGCCCCACCCTTGCAGCCGACCCCCGGTGGCCCGGAGGGGATCTACGAGCCGCAGACCGCCGACCTGGCACACAATATGACCTGGTTCGACGGCGCACGGCTCGTGGCCTTCAAGCCCGGCTCGATGGAGCCAGATTATGTGGTGGAGGGCGCCTTGGGCACGGGTGCGTCGATGGGCCAGCGGCTGCTCGTACCCACGGCGGAGGGTATCGCGGTGGTGAACTGGACTACGGGCAAGACCGAGCGAACCATTCCGGTGGATCGCGGCGGCTACGCAGGCCCGGTGACACTGCGCGTTGCCGGAAAGACCCTTGTGGAGCAGCGCGGGGAGCAGATCGTGGCGCTCCGAGCAATCGCGTAA
- a CDS encoding diacylglycerol/lipid kinase family protein, giving the protein MDLLVISNLNSTSITERSMRRVIPTLVSIPGVHVTAHFTQYKGHAQELAAQAKKDGRDVVVVIGGDGTVNEAINGLVDAEATPGAESDTASDSEHMPLLGVVPTGSANVFARALGFSATPRHAVEQLAEAIKQRSVRRVALGTWKVPESTEGKRRFFVVNAGFGLDADVIRYMEEYRSDGSAATPLQYMIASLKMWAQLLRYPPKIAVSARNSSDSLELTDMPVVFVSHSDPWTYLGPFPVRTNPGCGFDDGLGLYALRNTVGVRPLLAIMSLLFPSLRRVSSSQFVSFAGASTARLALKHSDSEDDPIRGFQVDGEYVDLEEYGGDPEHPQVELGVYPEGIELLAPVAVPTRRFRRRR; this is encoded by the coding sequence GTGGACCTTCTAGTCATCTCCAACCTCAATTCGACCAGCATCACGGAGCGTTCGATGCGCCGGGTCATTCCCACGCTGGTATCGATACCCGGGGTGCACGTGACCGCGCATTTCACGCAGTACAAGGGCCACGCGCAGGAGCTCGCGGCCCAGGCGAAGAAAGATGGCCGCGACGTGGTGGTGGTCATCGGCGGTGATGGCACCGTCAACGAGGCCATCAATGGGCTCGTGGACGCGGAAGCGACGCCCGGAGCAGAATCGGATACCGCATCAGATTCAGAGCACATGCCCCTGCTGGGCGTGGTGCCCACGGGATCCGCGAATGTGTTTGCCCGCGCGCTCGGGTTCTCGGCCACGCCCCGGCATGCCGTAGAGCAGCTCGCCGAGGCCATCAAGCAACGTTCGGTGCGCCGCGTGGCGCTGGGAACGTGGAAGGTGCCGGAGTCCACCGAGGGCAAGCGCCGCTTCTTCGTGGTTAATGCCGGGTTTGGCCTGGACGCAGACGTGATCCGCTACATGGAGGAATACCGCTCGGACGGCAGCGCGGCCACGCCATTGCAGTACATGATCGCGTCGCTGAAAATGTGGGCACAGCTGCTGCGCTATCCGCCGAAGATTGCGGTCTCGGCGCGCAATAGCTCCGATTCGTTGGAGCTGACGGACATGCCGGTGGTGTTTGTTTCACACTCGGATCCGTGGACGTATCTGGGCCCTTTCCCTGTGCGAACCAACCCGGGGTGTGGTTTCGATGACGGTCTGGGATTGTACGCACTGCGCAATACTGTGGGGGTGCGGCCGCTACTGGCGATCATGAGCCTGTTGTTCCCCTCGCTGCGGAGAGTTTCCTCCTCGCAATTTGTGAGCTTCGCGGGGGCGAGCACGGCACGGTTGGCGCTGAAGCATTCCGATTCCGAAGACGATCCGATTCGCGGGTTCCAGGTGGACGGCGAATATGTGGACCTTGAGGAGTATGGCGGAGATCCGGAGCATCCGCAGGTGGAGCTGGGGGTATATCCGGAGGGCATTGAGCTTCTTGCCCCGGTCGCGGTGCCAACCCGGCGTTTCCGACGCCGCCGCTAG
- a CDS encoding WhiB family transcriptional regulator has product MDWRHKAICRDEDPELFFPVGNSGPALAQIAQAKLVCNRCPVSRECLSWAIESGQDAGVWGGMAEDERRALKRRNNRGRRTRTRVTV; this is encoded by the coding sequence ATGGATTGGCGCCACAAGGCAATTTGCCGCGACGAAGACCCCGAACTGTTCTTCCCCGTCGGAAACTCCGGCCCGGCCCTGGCTCAGATCGCCCAGGCCAAGCTGGTCTGCAACCGCTGCCCCGTTTCTCGCGAGTGCCTGAGCTGGGCTATCGAGTCCGGCCAGGACGCCGGCGTGTGGGGTGGCATGGCTGAAGACGAGCGCCGCGCACTGAAGCGTCGCAACAACCGCGGCCGTCGCACCCGCACCCGCGTGACTGTCTAA
- a CDS encoding 50S ribosomal protein bL37 — translation MSKRGRKRKDRRKKKANHGRRPNA, via the coding sequence ATGAGCAAGCGTGGCCGCAAGCGCAAGGACCGTCGCAAGAAGAAGGCTAACCACGGTCGTCGCCCCAACGCTTAA
- the rsrA gene encoding mycothiol system anti-sigma-R factor, giving the protein MLEDPKNVSKVRCEDLLDALYEYVDGGGSPEARAKLQAHADACPACLQQLGIEQQVRQLLRSCCSQQAPVELRTRITRQLRVQYRVERG; this is encoded by the coding sequence ATGCTAGAAGATCCAAAAAACGTCTCGAAGGTCCGCTGCGAGGACCTGTTAGACGCACTCTATGAATATGTCGACGGCGGGGGATCGCCGGAGGCTCGTGCGAAACTACAGGCCCACGCGGATGCATGCCCGGCATGCCTGCAGCAGCTGGGAATCGAGCAGCAGGTGCGGCAGTTGCTGCGCAGCTGTTGTTCCCAGCAGGCGCCCGTGGAGCTGCGCACGAGAATCACGCGGCAACTCCGGGTGCAGTACCGAGTGGAGCGCGGCTAG
- a CDS encoding sigma-70 family RNA polymerase sigma factor, translating into MAPTPKRSNDSDAQLLARFEAEALPLLDQMYGAALRMTRNPADAQDLVQDVYMKAYQAFGSYKPGTNLKAWMYRILTNTYINNYRKAQRRPAESSAEDMTDWQQAETAKHDSVGLESAEVEALRHIPDQRIQDALMSLGEDYRMVVYYADVEGLPYKEIAEIMDTPIGTVMSRLHRGRKQLRAKLKDVAAEHGIDTGLGAQPGRSTAKKPAQKKAQPVATADSGQKG; encoded by the coding sequence ATGGCTCCCACACCCAAGCGCAGCAACGATAGCGACGCGCAACTGTTGGCCAGGTTCGAAGCAGAAGCGCTGCCGCTGCTGGACCAAATGTATGGTGCAGCGCTGCGGATGACCCGCAACCCCGCGGACGCGCAGGACCTGGTTCAAGACGTGTACATGAAGGCCTACCAAGCCTTCGGAAGCTACAAGCCAGGGACCAACCTCAAGGCGTGGATGTATCGCATCCTCACCAACACGTACATCAACAACTACCGCAAGGCACAGCGCCGCCCGGCGGAATCCAGCGCCGAAGACATGACCGATTGGCAGCAGGCCGAAACGGCCAAGCACGACTCGGTGGGCCTGGAATCCGCCGAGGTCGAAGCGCTGCGGCACATCCCGGACCAGCGTATCCAGGATGCGCTCATGAGCCTGGGCGAGGACTACCGCATGGTGGTCTACTACGCGGATGTCGAGGGCCTGCCGTACAAGGAAATCGCCGAGATCATGGACACGCCCATCGGCACCGTGATGAGTCGGCTGCACCGCGGGCGCAAGCAACTGCGAGCCAAGCTCAAGGACGTGGCAGCCGAGCACGGCATTGACACGGGCTTGGGCGCGCAGCCGGGGCGTTCCACGGCGAAGAAACCGGCACAGAAGAAGGCTCAACCGGTCGCAACAGCAGACAGCGGACAGAAAGGATAG